The Scyliorhinus torazame isolate Kashiwa2021f chromosome 27, sScyTor2.1, whole genome shotgun sequence nucleotide sequence CTTGGGGCATTTGTTTAATTTTGAGAATATAAATTGTTGTAAGGATTTCCAGTTTTAGGATCCTGGGATACAGGAGTTCAGATGCAAAAAGGTCTGATGAGTGATGCGCAGAGCGATGGACAGAGCTTGGAGTATTGCAGCTCTgataggtgagagtgattgcccttgacatcaaggcagcatttggccgagtgtggcatcaaggagccctagctaaactggagtcaatgggaatcggggaaaacgctccgctggctggagtcaccctggcagaagatggttgtggtggttggaggtcaaccatctcagctccaggacatcactgcaggcgttccactgggtagtgtcctgggcccaaccatcttcagctgcttcatcaatgatctcccttccatcataggtcagtgtggggatgtttgcggatgactgcgcaatgttcagcaccattcgcgactcctcagataatgaagcagtgcatatccaaatgcagcaagacctggacaatatccaggcctgggctgacaagtggaaagttacattcgcgccacacaagtgccaggcaatgaccatctcctacaagagaggatctaacactgccccttgacattcaatggcattaccagcacCAAATCCGCTACAATTAACATCCTggcgattaccattgatcagaaactgaactggactagtcacatttaGGCTGTGGCTacaaggacaggtcaaaggctaggaatcctatggtgagtaactcccctcctgatcccccaaagcctgcccaccatttacaaggcccagtcaggagtgtgatggaatactctccacttgcctggatgagcacagctccaacaacactcaaggagctcaacaccatccaggacaaagcagccccgcttgattgctcctcattccacaaacattcaaaccctccaccaccgacgcacagcggcagccgtgtgtaccatctacaagatgcactgcagtaactcaccaaggttcctcagacagcaccttccatacccacggccactaccatctagaaggacaagagcagcagatacctgggaaccccaccacctggaggttcctctccaagtcactcaccaccctgattgggaaatatatcgccgttccttcactgtcgctggagcaacatcatggaactccctccctaatagcacagtgggtgtacctacccctcaggaactgcagcggttcaagaaggcagctcaccaccaccttctgaagggcaactagggatgggcaataaatgccggcctaaccagcgacacccacatcccgtaaatacattttttaaaagatgAAATGATTTAAGTGGAAACAGTTATCACAGAATccccgcagaaggaggccattcggcccatctagtctgtactgaccctctgaaagagcgcccaacctaggcccactcccgccTCCTCCTATCTCCATAACCgtgtaacctttggacactaaagggcaattttagcacgaccaatccacctaacctgcacctctttggactgtgggaggaaacccacgccgacacggggagaacgtgcaaactctacccagacagtcacccgaggctggaaccgAACGCGGGTCCCTGAcgccggcagtgctaaccactgtgcctacgTTATATGaatgtaactcccccccccccgaggtgagATCGAAGACCCAGCCCGAGCCTCAGTGTCAGCGAATGTAAATCACGAGTACCGCGCTGTGCACAAACCTCCGGCAACTGTGACATTCAACAAAAATCAATCCCTTCCAACATTTCACTCACCTCAGACTCCCTGGTGAAGTATGGACTTTGTACCACACAGCACCTTGGTGCTTATTCACGTGGAATGCTGTGGAAATGCTGGAATTCTACCAGGATTGAAAGGCCGTGGGGAGACAAGAAACACAGGGATTGTTTTGTtcaagcagagaaggttaagattCAACAAAGACATTTAAAATGATCAAAGGGTTCGATAGACGACACAAGGGGaaactggtgggagggtgggtaacCGGTGGGGCGGAGATAACTGGCAAACGGTAGAGATGAGGAAGCTTTTTTATCTACTCAGTGAATTGTTGTGGTTGGGAACTCGCCACTTGGAAGACTGGTGGCCTCTAATTCTAATCTTCTTAAAGTGAAAGGAATGTAGACTCAAAATGGAGAGAAAATTGCAAGATCATGGAGAAACAACAAAGGCGAGTGTGGGGCCACCTGAATGGCTCTCCCAATGAGTCAGcgtgatgggccaaacggcctcctgtgATGTATGGGGAGGCAGCGGCTGAGTCACTGGAACAGATgctctgaggacccgagttcgaatcccaccacagcagatggtgacatttgaattcaagaaaaatctggaattaaagattTAATGGCAACCATGAAACCTTAAATGGCCTGGTCTTTAGCAAGTGCAAGGGTCCCTCCTTGCTGGCACcaaagagggagtgagagagatgagGTGCGACTCTGATCGATTGGCTGGGAATGGGCCCAAAGGgccgtactctgcctggtaacGGGAAGTGATTGTaccctatcccagtggaatgcttttccGAGTCCCAAGGAGTTTTAGTTTTTAAATATATCTACTTTATTCAAAACACAATCACCAAATCACAGTCTTATAAAGATACAACCAAATTACAAACAGTTGCCATTTTTCCCCTTAACTAACAACTCCCCtaaaaccacaccccctccccacccgctgGCGACAAACAACTCCttgaacagacacaaaaacagcctCCGCCTTACTTAAAACCTCTGCTCTGGCGTCTTAagagcaaatttaattttctccagctgTAAGAACTCCGCCACGCCGCCCAGCCACGCCAACCACCCTTGGTGGTGCCCTTGGCCTCCACCCCAATAAGATTCGCCACCGGGCGATCAAGGCCACAGcatcagccccacttctctccagcgCTCCGGCAGCACCAATACTAGCCaccaagtatccaattctttttttcccaatttatgtagcaatttagcgtggccaatccacctaccctgcacatctttttgggttgtgggggcgagacctacACAGATACCGGAAAATGTGCaaatggagagtgagccggggccgggatcgaacctgggtcctcggcaccgtgaggcagcaacgctaatcaCTCTGCCAATGTGCCGTCCTGCCCGTCTGGAATTGACACTCTATTCAGTCAGGTATACCCTGGCAGCTGAGGGAACGCCTTGCACACAGTGTCCTGCCCATGTACCCGATTCACTTCCCCTTGACAGCTGGTACTTCTCCTGTAACTCTTCCAGCCTCGAAAACCTCCCTTCCATGAACATATTCCTCACCAGCTCTACTCTTTCCCAACTCCTGTGCGCTGCAGCTATCCCAGCTGGTAGGAACCTATGATTCCTGCATATTGGGGCCTGTATAGACCTACCTCCCACTCCAAACTGGTTTTGCATCTTGAAGGACGACACCACAGGGCTAAGCGGGCGTACCTAACCGGGGAGAATGGGAGGGGGTGATCGCCAGGGCCCTTAAGCAGTCCCCCACATAGACGACGtcctccacctgtacccattctgaccccctccccccaccaccgtcaCACCTTTTCCATATTTGCTGTCCAGTAATAATATAGCAGGTTTGGGAGCACCATGCATCCCCCCCTCAGTCCCCTCTGCAAAAGAAAGCCCTCTAAATCCTGGGCGTCTTGCCTGTCCACACAAAGTCCGAGATTAACTGAtctaccctccgaaagaacacctttGGAAAGACTATTGGGAATTTCAGTTTTGATCCTGGCAAACAGAGACAGGTGTAGCTGCTCCCTGTCTCCTCCGAGTTTCTCTGCAGAAAGCCTGCAGGTGCTGTGTTTCTGAAAAACAGAGGCCTGGACGAATCTATTTGCAGGTCAACCAGTGCAGGCTGCAAACCCAGACCAGAACCTGCTACTCTCTCTCCGGAAAGGCTGTGACTGCTGCACTTCTGAAGttgcagagaacctggatgaattaATCTACAGTGACATTAACCTGCGACTCGCCGTGAAGAGACGGTGGGCATGCTAAAAACCGTCATCGGAAGCAAAGACTCTTTATTTTCCTTttgcttattatttttacccctttccatccctctgtgtttgtctgccgtgTGCTAGTGTGGAGGGTaaattaaagtggggaattagaaaTTTGTTAATCGTTAACCAgtcgtatttgctgcatatttggtTACAGTTCTTGTTATAGATAAACAGTAATTGTATTTAAACATACAAACCTGgtcactgtaattattgggcagccatggccgaagatttggggtatttttctaagaattattggttaattcacttgcgttgtgacTCTGGGACAAGTGGAGCTGGAATGGACCGTGCACTGTCCCAGGGCATCCTGGCAGATAGAAAGCCTGATTCTGTGACACTTAATTTATAGGAGGTTATACAAATAAAACCAGGCCAGAAACGATATATTAGGTCCAATGACAGGTTAAAAACGGGATTTATTGTGTTACACAGCATCGCCAGGTTACAATTTACCCAGCGTTCAGTAAAGGACATTCAGTGCTACAAATTAAACAGTATATTTGTGGGTTCCACGTGGTCAGGAAGATCCAAAGCAATGACCCGGATTAGCCATTACACCACAGCAGGAATACCACCATTAACCTCAGCCACACGGCAAAGGATGGACCAGCAAGTCAGTAGTTCGAAGCTCCATAGGCCGCAGGATTTCCAGTGCGTTCCCTGGACACACCGACACACTTCGGTGGGCTGAATCTGGGCAATCCTTTCAACACAATAAGGTTTCAGAACTCCATACTAGGGAAAGGAACCAAAGGAAAACTAACTGgtgcatttacatagcgcctttcgTAACCTGAGAGGGCTTTACAGGAGTTTTGAAGCCTGGgccctgctgtaatgtaggaatctCAGCAGGCAAATTGCACCCACAGCAATCTCCCGGAAACATCACTGATTATACAATCTGCTTGAATGATATTGATTGAGGAATACCTACAGGACACACCACTAGGGCCAGCTCCTCTGGCTCCTTATCCAAATAGTGGCCAGAGGATCTTTCACGGGCTTCTGAGGGAGTCTCGGGGCCTCGGTTTGAATTCCCATCCATAAGGCGGGTCCAAAGGAAAATTTCGGGATTAACCGTTTGAAGCAAACCTTGGCAAGGCCTGGAAATGACTCGGGAGCACTCCGAATGGGATTCCGGCCTATCGCCGGTTATCAAAATGGTTTCTGGACACAAATTTACAAACAAAATTCTAAACGTGGCCTGACAAAAGCGAAGGAAAGTTAGCGGCTCCAGATTTACCCCGAAACCTCCATCGGAACCCCAGCTCAGACAGGACTCCGTTCCTTCTCACTGCAAGAACACGCACAGAACTCGCAGGATGCAACCAGACTCGAGAAAGAGTCCCAGACGACTGGGTCATCAGTGCAGACAGTTCCACCTCCGCGGTGCTCCTGTGCCTCATCTCGGTTGATGTCACCGATGCAAGTCCACTTCGCGCCTGCCCCCGGAATGGTCACGCACCATTTCGAGTGGTCCATGTGAGTATCGAAGCGGATCTTGGCGCCGAATGTGATATTTCTCACGTTGTACACCGCGTACGTCATGCTGCAGTTGGATCGGAGAGTGTGTACAGAGTTTGGCCATGTCTGAACAAACAGGTCACTCTGAAAGGCTTCTGCTACCCAGCCAGCGTACAAATCTGCAACGCAAGAAGATATCAAGGAAGCAATGATCAATAAGATCTCTATCCCTTCCATCCCAATCAGCAACATTCAATTGCCACCATTAAATCCGGTTCGGAATTCAAGGGAAGCATCAtgagcagagagtggtgagaattcaGCAGATTCAATagggtgacacagcggttagccctgctgcctcacagcgcccgggttcaattccggccttaggtgactatctgtgtggagtttgcacgttcttccccgtgtctgcgtgggtttcctccgggtgctccggtttcctcccacagcccaaagatgtgccgattaggtggtttggccgtgataaattgcctcttagtgtctagaaggtttggtggggttatggggatggggcgagggagtgggcctcggtagggttttctttcggagggtcgatggagacccgatgggccgaatggcatccagtCCCATGCTGTTGTCCTCACTTTGCAGCATGAACCAGCGTTCCAGCTAACTGGGCTAAATGCAGTTCCCCACAGTCCTGACAATTttattttcaaatatatatccaattaACTTACAAAAGTTGCTGTTGAACCCGCTTCCAATTGGATGGAACAAATCCAAGTAGTGTGGCATCGAAAGTGCCTGTCAACTGGGAGCGTTTGCAAGTCAGGAAATGCCCGAGATTAATTTGCAGAAAGCAGATTCAGGGatcagactgagcgagagagagagcgagggagagagagagaacgaagaGGGGGACAGTGCCAACGGGGGAAAGCTGTTACCATCTCCAAATTTCCTGTATTTTGCAAAACTGGTGAAGTGTTTTCCTGCTGCCGATGTGAGGGTGACCTCGTTCTTCCAGGGGGGGCCCTGCACCCGTTTGCCAGCCGCTGCCCTGGTCATGTTCACCAGGTCTAAATCGAAGGGGTGCGGCAGCGAATGAGCGTAGACGTGAGGGTTGTTGTACAACAACTGCGTACCTACAAGAGGCAACATAGCGGGGTTAGACCTTTCAGGAAACTTTAACAACGAATCCTTCAAAGACTTGAAATAAAACAAATTCAAGACCAATCATAAAGCAAGAGACACGTGGAAAAAAACAAATGGGAGTTGATTTTTCTCTCTCTCGAAGGTTGGAGTTTCGCAGATGTCCGGTATCTTCCGTAGTcttcagaaacaggccattcggcccaactgttcTATGCTGGCTGTTTATGCTCTACAAAAGCCTTCATCTCAAACTATCAGCACATCTTTCTAATCCTTTCTCCTTCCTGTGCTTATCCAGATTCCCCATAAATACattgacactattcacctcgaccaCTCCCTGGGCCCGTGAGTTCCacagtctcaccactctctgggtgcccTTGATCAACCTCACTACTAAATCATCTAGCCACATCACCACAGGCACTGTAAGGTCAGCTGATCCAAGACCTCGTGGGCCCACCTGTGCCCAGCCAATCAACAGTGATTCAGAGTAAGAATTCAGGCTGATTTCCTGTTGTTTAAATGCTCCTCTCCCTAGTTACCAGTGCATCGCTATCGTAACCA carries:
- the LOC140403180 gene encoding deoxyribonuclease-2-alpha-like isoform X1, which produces MLKSDCWHALAPLIVACFASSVIADMSCYDDDGQPVDWFIIYKLPKHVNKTGLGYKYMDASTNGWRAGKHSINDTTCAVGATLQQYYKKAKYQNDDVAYVLYNDQTPADSESYGGHTKGVVLLDQKQGFWLVHSTPHFPAKAGQLYTWPHSGERNGQSLLCVTYLYSQFKDIGTQLLYNNPHVYAHSLPHPFDLDLVNMTRAAAGKRVQGPPWKNEVTLTSAAGKHFTSFAKYRKFGDDLYAGWVAEAFQSDLFVQTWPNSVHTLRSNCSMTYAVYNVRNITFGAKIRFDTHMDHSKWCVTIPGAGAKWTCIGDINRDEAQEHRGGGTVCTDDPVVWDSFSSLVASCEFCACSCSEKERSPV
- the LOC140403180 gene encoding deoxyribonuclease-2-alpha-like isoform X2; this translates as MDASTNGWRAGKHSINDTTCAVGATLQQYYKKAKYQNDDVAYVLYNDQTPADSESYGGHTKGVVLLDQKQGFWLVHSTPHFPAKAGQLYTWPHSGERNGQSLLCVTYLYSQFKDIGTQLLYNNPHVYAHSLPHPFDLDLVNMTRAAAGKRVQGPPWKNEVTLTSAAGKHFTSFAKYRKFGDDLYAGWVAEAFQSDLFVQTWPNSVHTLRSNCSMTYAVYNVRNITFGAKIRFDTHMDHSKWCVTIPGAGAKWTCIGDINRDEAQEHRGGGTVCTDDPVVWDSFSSLVASCEFCACSCSEKERSPV